In Sporosarcina psychrophila, a genomic segment contains:
- a CDS encoding YfiT family bacillithiol transferase, which translates to MDVRFPIGELQVPEKGTVENSQEWLKEIETYTIRLRETVDPLSGDELSRTYRDGSWTVRQLVHHIADSQLNMYQRLKLALTDENPTVPDFDQEKWAIQPDTKLPIESSIKMLEGINERIVSLGFSLTEEQLNRAFTHQKNGEITVATKVAKLAWHEEHHLAHIKIALSN; encoded by the coding sequence ATGGATGTAAGATTTCCAATTGGAGAATTACAAGTTCCTGAAAAAGGTACAGTAGAAAATAGTCAAGAATGGCTAAAGGAAATCGAAACTTACACGATTCGATTAAGAGAAACTGTTGATCCATTAAGTGGTGATGAGTTAAGCAGAACATATCGAGATGGTAGCTGGACAGTTCGTCAACTTGTTCATCACATTGCAGATTCTCAGTTGAACATGTATCAACGTTTGAAGCTGGCTTTAACAGATGAGAATCCAACAGTACCAGATTTTGATCAAGAAAAGTGGGCTATTCAACCGGATACAAAGCTTCCAATAGAAAGTTCTATTAAAATGCTAGAAGGTATAAATGAGCGCATCGTATCTTTAGGATTTAGTTTAACTGAAGAGCAATTAAATCGAGCTTTTACACACCAGAAGAACGGTGAAATAACAGTTGCAACAAAAGTTGCAAAATTAGCTTGGCACGAAGAGCACCACTTAGCCCATATAAAAATTGCATTATCAAACTAA
- a CDS encoding carbohydrate-binding domain-containing protein, giving the protein MMKKQNSKFIKVAASLMFTASLFACSNDSEKVSTNNESTAKGESLSTIGDQEIASVISEYVSYSDEDFYEDWENATSIQLNGSGASFEGDGGVVIDKSIVTITTSGVYEIQGKLDDGQLIVDTEDDGIVRLVLNGAEIHSSSTSAIYVKQAEKTIVSLEEGTENVLSDGSKYVYENSEEDEPNAALFSKDDLTINGSGKLIVQGNYNDGITSKDELKITGGTIQINSANDGLKGKDLLAVKDGNIRIEASGDGMKSTNDTDASKGIIAIEGGSFDIKAADDGIQAETSLLIADGEFNISSGGGSPEKIANAEMGRPTPGETETSTTDASSETSSGKGLKANEEVAIGGGSFQLDSLDDAIHSDNSITIAGGDLKMATGDDGIHADTSILIKGGNIDITKSNEGIESNSITILDGKIHVKATDDGINISEADDNSDTTTEQAKDPLLSINGGYVYVDAAGDGLDSNGSISMTGGTVIVNGTTNNGNGALDYDEDFEISGGVLIATGSSGMAMATSEDSSQHTILMTYPETQSAGTKLHLEDSEGNEIVTFAPVKDYQSVVISLPKLTKDASYTLYSEGTTSGKESDGLFEDGDYQGGTKVVELTISDTVTWLDESGITTAKTSGPGGMGGPGGKGAHGDMVPPEGMEAPEGMERPEGMKAPEGMERPEGMKAPEGMERPEGMKAPEGMEPEG; this is encoded by the coding sequence ATGATGAAAAAACAAAATTCTAAATTTATAAAGGTAGCCGCCTCTCTTATGTTCACCGCATCTTTGTTTGCTTGCAGCAATGATTCAGAAAAAGTAAGTACCAATAATGAGTCTACTGCAAAAGGCGAGAGCTTAAGTACGATTGGGGATCAAGAAATAGCGAGTGTTATTAGCGAGTATGTAAGCTATTCCGATGAAGATTTTTACGAGGATTGGGAAAACGCAACGTCTATTCAGTTGAATGGAAGTGGTGCCAGCTTTGAAGGGGATGGCGGAGTCGTCATCGACAAAAGCATCGTCACGATAACAACTTCAGGCGTGTATGAAATCCAAGGAAAACTGGATGATGGGCAACTTATTGTGGACACAGAAGACGATGGCATCGTTCGGCTCGTTTTGAATGGTGCGGAAATCCATTCTTCCTCTACTTCAGCAATCTACGTGAAACAAGCAGAAAAAACGATTGTTTCATTAGAAGAAGGGACTGAAAACGTTTTATCCGACGGATCTAAGTATGTTTATGAGAATTCAGAGGAAGATGAGCCAAATGCAGCGTTATTCAGCAAAGACGATCTCACCATTAACGGCAGTGGGAAACTAATCGTGCAAGGCAATTACAACGACGGAATAACCAGTAAAGACGAATTGAAAATTACAGGAGGAACAATCCAAATTAATTCAGCTAATGATGGATTAAAGGGAAAAGACCTCCTCGCTGTTAAAGATGGCAATATCCGTATCGAAGCGAGTGGCGACGGCATGAAGTCCACGAATGACACAGATGCTTCAAAAGGGATCATTGCCATTGAAGGAGGAAGTTTCGATATCAAGGCAGCTGATGATGGCATTCAGGCTGAGACTTCACTTCTAATCGCAGACGGAGAGTTCAACATTTCATCTGGCGGCGGCAGTCCTGAAAAAATAGCAAATGCTGAAATGGGTCGGCCTACCCCTGGAGAAACGGAAACAAGCACAACTGACGCTAGCTCTGAGACATCTAGTGGCAAAGGACTTAAGGCAAATGAAGAAGTGGCAATTGGCGGGGGAAGCTTTCAACTGGATTCATTAGATGATGCGATACACAGCGACAACTCGATCACCATAGCTGGTGGCGATTTGAAAATGGCTACCGGCGATGACGGCATTCATGCAGATACGTCCATTCTGATCAAAGGCGGGAACATCGACATCACGAAGAGTAATGAAGGGATAGAAAGTAATTCAATCACAATCTTGGACGGGAAAATTCATGTTAAAGCAACTGATGATGGCATTAACATTAGCGAAGCCGACGATAATTCTGACACGACTACTGAACAAGCGAAAGATCCTCTGCTTTCAATAAATGGTGGCTATGTTTATGTCGATGCAGCCGGTGATGGACTCGATTCAAATGGTTCCATATCCATGACAGGCGGTACCGTGATCGTTAATGGAACTACGAATAATGGCAATGGTGCTTTGGATTATGACGAAGACTTTGAAATAAGTGGCGGAGTTCTCATCGCTACCGGAAGTTCTGGTATGGCGATGGCAACTTCAGAAGACTCATCACAGCATACGATCTTGATGACTTATCCGGAGACACAATCTGCAGGAACCAAACTGCATCTAGAAGATAGCGAAGGAAATGAGATTGTGACATTTGCGCCCGTAAAAGACTATCAATCGGTCGTCATTAGTTTGCCAAAACTAACGAAAGATGCTTCCTACACCCTTTACTCAGAAGGGACAACGTCTGGTAAAGAAAGTGATGGTCTTTTTGAAGATGGTGACTATCAAGGCGGCACGAAAGTTGTGGAGTTAACAATTTCCGACACCGTAACATGGCTTGATGAATCTGGAATCACCACTGCAAAAACTTCTGGTCCTGGCGGTATGGGAGGTCCAGGTGGTAAGGGAGCGCACGGGGATATGGTACCACCGGAAGGGATGGAAGCTCCCGAAGGTATGGAACGACCAGAAGGGATGAAAGCTCCCGAGGGTATGGAACGACCAGAAGGGATGAAAGCTCCCGAGGGTATGGAACGACCAGAAGGGATGAAAGCTCCCGAGGGTATGGAGCCAGAAGGATAA
- a CDS encoding response regulator transcription factor → MKLLIIEDDKYLSESICETTKEMFNTEQAFDGEEGLFLAQQNIFDVIILDIMLPYMNGYEVLENLRKQNITTPVIMLTAKDGIDDKIKGFKMGADDYLVKPFHREELLVRLEAMVRRSGGLLKENVLTFKELHLNIKNKTVEINGETLKLNGKQFDLLEYLMNNKNAILTKEQIFDRIWGFESDTSTTVVEVYASNLRKSLKKFGYDQYIKTFRGLGYMLEDHGEGNV, encoded by the coding sequence ATGAAATTACTAATCATTGAAGATGACAAGTATCTCTCTGAATCAATATGTGAAACAACAAAGGAAATGTTCAATACCGAGCAGGCTTTCGATGGAGAGGAAGGACTGTTTCTTGCACAGCAAAATATTTTCGATGTAATCATTTTAGATATCATGCTTCCCTATATGAACGGTTATGAGGTGTTAGAAAATTTAAGAAAGCAAAATATCACAACACCTGTCATCATGCTGACAGCCAAAGATGGAATTGATGACAAGATTAAGGGTTTTAAAATGGGAGCAGACGACTATTTAGTGAAACCTTTCCATCGAGAAGAACTATTAGTGCGGCTAGAGGCAATGGTAAGGAGATCCGGAGGTTTATTAAAGGAAAATGTCCTAACTTTTAAGGAACTACATTTGAATATCAAAAATAAAACCGTGGAAATTAATGGGGAAACACTTAAGTTGAATGGAAAACAATTTGATTTACTGGAGTATTTGATGAACAATAAAAACGCTATTTTGACTAAGGAACAGATTTTTGATCGAATATGGGGATTTGAGTCTGATACTTCTACTACAGTTGTGGAGGTGTACGCCAGTAATTTACGAAAAAGTCTCAAGAAGTTTGGCTATGATCAATACATTAAAACCTTCCGTGGGCTAGGTTATATGCTGGAAGACCATGGTGAAGGTAATGTTTAA
- a CDS encoding sensor histidine kinase, protein MFNKLIFKKQQLKFMIFNLIAFTVIFTIFSIIIFGQVQNTLFSKTDEELLSFKEMITDNNPKGLRPPLKGGDLDQPVPDDERRKNAPNPRVIVMHWDNAGNIRNENEIGTLFYENYLTDYKLDKTTMDKITMTKISELYHFRYILFEDHNDEDEIAYTQLMINVDAEQTIISNFEKLFIIWSVIFIVLSISASFILSKKMMKPIIHSWNKQAEFVENASHELRTPLTIIQNKLELLLTAPQERISDRFENIALSLSETRRLSKLTSDLLTLARADSAETQIVKQSIHIDTFIRSVCTPYKEIAESQDKHFSLNCQSPFTIEADETRLHQLLVILVDNALKYTSENDSIRVKTYGEDQKVVIEVSDTGIGIKEENIQYIFDRFYREDKARTRETGGMGLGLSIAQWIVSMHNGTINVIRNQKKGTTFRVKLPK, encoded by the coding sequence ATGTTTAATAAACTAATTTTCAAGAAACAGCAGCTAAAATTTATGATTTTCAACTTGATCGCTTTTACTGTGATTTTCACGATCTTTAGTATTATCATTTTCGGCCAAGTTCAAAATACATTATTTTCAAAGACAGACGAGGAACTGTTATCATTTAAAGAAATGATAACAGATAACAATCCAAAGGGTTTACGGCCGCCACTTAAGGGTGGAGACTTAGACCAGCCTGTACCTGATGACGAGAGACGGAAAAACGCGCCAAATCCCAGGGTGATTGTCATGCATTGGGATAACGCAGGAAATATACGTAATGAAAATGAAATTGGAACCTTATTTTACGAAAACTATCTAACAGATTATAAGCTGGATAAAACAACTATGGACAAGATTACAATGACGAAAATCAGTGAACTGTATCACTTTAGATATATTCTTTTTGAGGACCATAATGATGAGGATGAAATTGCGTATACACAGCTGATGATCAACGTGGATGCTGAACAAACCATTATTTCCAACTTTGAGAAACTGTTCATTATCTGGTCGGTAATCTTCATAGTCCTCTCCATTTCCGCTAGTTTCATTTTATCTAAAAAGATGATGAAACCAATTATTCATTCTTGGAATAAGCAGGCGGAGTTTGTTGAAAATGCTTCACATGAACTCAGGACGCCTTTGACGATTATTCAAAATAAGCTGGAGCTTCTCTTAACGGCACCGCAAGAAAGAATTTCAGATAGGTTTGAAAATATAGCCCTTAGCTTGTCTGAAACAAGGCGTTTGTCCAAACTCACTTCGGATTTGTTGACCTTGGCAAGAGCAGATTCGGCGGAAACACAGATTGTGAAGCAATCCATTCATATCGATACATTCATTCGAAGCGTATGTACGCCTTATAAGGAGATTGCTGAGTCGCAGGATAAGCATTTTTCGCTAAATTGTCAAAGCCCTTTTACTATAGAAGCAGATGAAACTAGGCTGCATCAACTGTTGGTAATTTTAGTGGATAATGCTTTAAAATATACGAGCGAAAACGATAGTATTCGTGTGAAAACATATGGCGAGGACCAGAAAGTTGTAATTGAAGTGAGCGATACAGGGATCGGTATCAAAGAAGAAAATATCCAATACATTTTTGATCGCTTTTACCGAGAAGACAAAGCCCGAACTAGGGAAACTGGAGGTATGGGATTAGGCTTGTCTATCGCCCAGTGGATTGTATCTATGCACAATGGAACGATTAATGTCATAAGGAACCAGAAGAAAGGAACCACTTTTAGAGTCAAACTTCCAAAGTAA
- a CDS encoding polyphosphate polymerase domain-containing protein: MAIEIFSRKEQKYLITRRQYEELVERIGPEMRNDKNGVDGKYSVTSLYFDNAEKGIYFETKNKLRYRQKLRLRVYDDANLTSVAFFEVKQKHKKVVNKRRMLLSLGEAYRYLEEDGQAGLDHYKTSNSQVMKEIDYFRKFYQLRPEMVVSYSRHALHGIHDSELRITFDFDLRCRKEDLHIENGSYGEHFIDPDLVVLEVKVDHSVPLWLTRILQELQCEQRSASKFCTSMELLSGDVLPQAGYFEPKELEKQLTGGIENGSDHELVFI, translated from the coding sequence ATGGCAATCGAAATCTTCAGTCGGAAAGAGCAAAAGTATTTAATCACTCGCCGCCAATACGAAGAACTTGTGGAACGGATTGGACCGGAGATGCGAAATGATAAGAATGGCGTCGATGGAAAATATTCAGTCACTAGCCTGTACTTTGACAATGCGGAGAAAGGCATTTATTTTGAGACCAAAAACAAACTAAGATACCGCCAGAAATTACGTTTACGCGTATACGACGATGCAAATCTTACCAGCGTGGCATTTTTTGAAGTGAAGCAGAAACATAAGAAAGTCGTCAATAAAAGACGGATGCTTTTGTCGCTAGGGGAGGCGTATCGCTATTTAGAGGAAGACGGTCAAGCGGGCTTGGATCACTACAAAACGTCCAATTCGCAAGTCATGAAGGAAATTGATTACTTCCGTAAGTTCTATCAGTTACGTCCCGAAATGGTCGTATCGTATAGCCGTCACGCATTGCACGGTATTCATGATTCAGAACTGCGTATTACCTTCGATTTCGACTTACGTTGCCGTAAAGAAGATCTGCATATCGAGAATGGTTCGTACGGAGAGCATTTCATCGATCCAGATCTCGTCGTGTTAGAAGTGAAAGTCGATCACAGTGTGCCGCTTTGGCTAACACGTATTTTACAGGAGCTTCAGTGTGAGCAGCGCAGTGCATCAAAGTTTTGTACCAGTATGGAACTGCTGAGCGGAGATGTATTACCGCAGGCAGGATACTTTGAACCGAAAGAATTGGAAAAACAACTAACAGGAGGAATAGAAAATGGCTCAGATCACGAACTTGTTTTCATCTAA
- a CDS encoding DUF4956 domain-containing protein codes for MAQITNLFSSNGLEGATPTMWMSITAMALAAVLSLIITKVYQITFTGERYSQAFVHTIIMMSVVVSVVMNVVSGNAGVAFGLFAVFSLIRFRSAVTNAKDIAYIFFGLCVGMTAGLFQFPLAIALTLFSSLIFYILYKVDYGKGKDTQILKVTVPENLNHENLFDDILNEKTEYFQLRQVETTNLGTMILYTFAIRSKTDTKDQDLLNEIRVRNANLKVSLSYLEMRD; via the coding sequence ATGGCTCAGATCACGAACTTGTTTTCATCTAATGGATTGGAAGGAGCCACTCCGACCATGTGGATGAGTATTACCGCGATGGCACTTGCTGCGGTCCTCAGTTTAATCATTACGAAAGTGTATCAAATTACATTTACAGGAGAGCGCTATTCACAAGCGTTCGTCCATACAATCATTATGATGAGTGTTGTCGTGTCAGTTGTTATGAACGTAGTAAGCGGAAATGCCGGTGTGGCGTTTGGTTTATTCGCCGTATTCTCCCTCATCCGCTTCCGAAGTGCCGTGACGAACGCCAAGGATATCGCCTACATCTTTTTCGGATTATGTGTCGGGATGACAGCAGGACTGTTTCAATTCCCTCTGGCCATTGCATTGACGTTATTCTCCAGTCTGATTTTCTATATACTATACAAAGTGGACTATGGAAAAGGGAAAGATACGCAAATCCTTAAAGTAACTGTCCCTGAAAATCTAAATCACGAAAATTTATTCGACGATATCTTGAATGAAAAAACCGAATACTTCCAACTTCGACAAGTTGAAACAACGAACTTGGGGACGATGATTCTCTATACATTTGCCATCCGAAGCAAGACCGATACAAAAGATCAGGACTTGCTAAATGAAATCCGTGTACGCAACGCGAATTTGAAAGTATCCCTATCTTATCTTGAGATGCGAGACTGA
- a CDS encoding polyprenyl synthetase family protein: protein MNEKLLKNADACYRLAEQEAAHYFKSLSEQLVQNMVVPVLIKDIQSWKQNHIHPFPLLSIFSRGKGKTGSEGYHTYIQWLDYAGKLDNYLDRSISYIYMRDLGKALDSPDTQTRVQRTVDSLKNHLIDSNPKNPGSKLEMFTMAGMYRLAQKEGVESTMIWVMDKLKTVSSHIPEGMDAEEAKRKLIKIIAGVILHVVEEMDAEITPDERTRKLEEAIRLGYSYGLTYPFIDDLLDAGVLSNQEKKRYSDLIRSTLITGSVPELDQWTGKNAEFIRFAHSELRDAFEYIKSLQRPETRNSFFEQSYVFFNSQEVDRVKDLSNANYTNEALYIPVILKSSSSRLITRSVISAPEDEGFHNRTFLYGIYNQLADDFADMFDDLNEERVTPYTYYLKYHDKRSDLINPFELYWTVIYNLIHNVYRSDSKTREVILDRAINGLKRFKKRMGTNKYNEVMKLFASGNPTFSKVIQRMVRKADDVDFFDKLLRDHMITNLKSERKEQEAFLDTIETVRDQINDVLSISEIGNTSSMSEPIIDAANYSLKSDGKRLRPIMTWVMGVNEYGLDKSSIVPLLRSLEYMHTASLIFDDMPSQDNAPKRRGRPTLHQVYDVATAELTGLFLTQKAVEEQTSLDQYDPKTVLRLIRYSSQIVGDMCRGQAMDLDSRGKQLTLEQLNTMCFYKTGIAFEASLIMPAILAHATELEMEALKRFSRHAGIAFQIKDDLLDVEGDQNVLGKPIGKDAENNNTTFVSILGAIGARKAMWEHYCFAMETLQEIPRNTTFLKHLLNYLVNRDR, encoded by the coding sequence ATGAATGAGAAGTTACTAAAAAATGCCGATGCATGTTATCGGTTGGCTGAGCAGGAGGCTGCTCATTATTTTAAATCACTTTCTGAACAGCTCGTGCAAAACATGGTTGTCCCTGTTTTGATAAAAGATATACAGTCTTGGAAACAGAATCATATTCATCCTTTCCCGTTATTATCTATTTTTTCGCGTGGAAAGGGAAAAACTGGTTCAGAGGGGTATCACACTTATATCCAATGGCTGGATTACGCAGGTAAACTAGATAATTATTTGGATCGAAGCATTTCCTATATTTACATGCGAGATCTGGGCAAAGCTTTGGACTCACCTGACACACAGACCAGGGTTCAACGTACAGTTGATAGTTTAAAAAATCACCTAATTGATTCCAATCCGAAAAACCCTGGAAGCAAATTGGAGATGTTTACTATGGCTGGGATGTATCGGCTTGCCCAGAAGGAAGGCGTTGAATCCACCATGATCTGGGTGATGGATAAATTAAAGACTGTATCATCCCATATTCCAGAGGGGATGGATGCTGAGGAAGCCAAGCGGAAACTTATCAAAATCATAGCCGGGGTCATCCTGCATGTGGTTGAAGAGATGGACGCTGAGATTACGCCTGATGAACGTACCCGGAAGCTCGAAGAAGCGATTAGGCTTGGGTATTCCTATGGTCTGACGTATCCATTCATTGACGACCTTCTGGATGCCGGTGTTTTATCAAATCAAGAGAAAAAACGATATTCCGATTTAATACGGTCCACACTTATCACAGGATCTGTTCCTGAATTGGATCAGTGGACTGGAAAAAACGCGGAATTCATCCGATTTGCCCATTCGGAACTCCGAGATGCCTTTGAGTATATTAAGAGCCTTCAACGACCAGAGACAAGAAATAGTTTTTTCGAGCAGTCTTATGTGTTTTTCAATTCCCAGGAAGTGGATCGTGTAAAGGATTTATCCAATGCGAATTACACCAATGAAGCGCTGTATATCCCTGTCATTTTAAAATCCTCTTCTTCACGTTTGATTACCCGTTCAGTCATAAGTGCTCCTGAGGATGAGGGCTTCCATAACCGAACATTTTTATATGGCATTTACAACCAGCTAGCGGATGATTTTGCGGATATGTTTGATGACTTAAATGAAGAAAGAGTAACACCTTATACCTATTATTTGAAATATCATGATAAGCGCTCGGATCTCATAAATCCCTTTGAATTGTACTGGACAGTCATCTATAATTTGATCCATAATGTCTATCGCTCTGATAGCAAGACGCGTGAGGTGATACTCGATCGTGCCATAAACGGGCTGAAACGATTTAAAAAACGAATGGGCACTAATAAATACAACGAAGTTATGAAGTTATTTGCTTCGGGAAATCCTACATTCAGCAAAGTCATTCAACGTATGGTTCGAAAAGCGGATGATGTTGATTTCTTTGATAAACTGCTTCGAGATCATATGATTACGAATCTGAAAAGTGAACGGAAAGAGCAGGAAGCCTTTTTAGATACAATCGAAACTGTACGTGACCAGATCAACGACGTATTATCTATTTCCGAAATAGGAAATACCTCTTCGATGAGTGAACCGATAATCGATGCGGCAAATTACAGTCTGAAAAGTGATGGAAAGCGACTAAGGCCAATCATGACTTGGGTCATGGGTGTGAACGAATATGGATTGGATAAGTCATCAATCGTCCCGCTTCTGAGATCATTGGAATATATGCATACGGCATCCCTCATTTTTGATGATATGCCATCCCAAGATAATGCGCCCAAGCGTAGAGGGCGTCCAACCTTACATCAGGTGTATGACGTTGCCACAGCTGAATTAACTGGACTTTTCCTGACCCAAAAAGCGGTTGAAGAACAAACATCTCTTGACCAGTACGATCCAAAAACGGTGCTACGCTTGATTCGATATTCGTCCCAAATTGTAGGGGATATGTGTAGAGGACAGGCGATGGACTTGGATTCCAGAGGGAAACAATTGACGCTGGAACAATTGAATACGATGTGCTTTTATAAGACCGGAATCGCATTTGAAGCTTCTCTTATAATGCCTGCAATTCTGGCCCATGCAACGGAGTTGGAAATGGAAGCTTTGAAAAGATTCTCCCGTCATGCCGGCATTGCATTTCAGATTAAGGATGATCTGCTTGATGTGGAAGGAGATCAGAACGTACTCGGGAAACCCATTGGAAAAGATGCTGAAAACAACAATACGACATTTGTATCAATCCTAGGTGCTATCGGTGCCAGAAAAGCGATGTGGGAACATTATTGTTTTGCAATGGAAACGTTACAAGAAATACCACGTAATACGACTTTTTTGAAGCATTTATTGAATTATCTCGTGAACCGAGACCGTTGA
- a CDS encoding general stress protein — translation MAYKKFVGTFQNETEVLNKIDELKTQGYSDNDIYIVRNDADVIGFLYRYNYYNKETDMPGLLEINIVKHRNCTRPVSVGPSDFLGNCRGGSESGGRFRITGCHRL, via the coding sequence ATGGCTTACAAAAAGTTTGTAGGCACATTTCAAAATGAAACTGAGGTTTTGAATAAGATCGACGAGTTAAAAACACAGGGGTATTCTGATAATGATATTTACATTGTGAGAAATGATGCGGATGTGATCGGTTTTTTATACCGTTACAATTACTATAATAAAGAAACAGATATGCCGGGCCTATTAGAAATAAATATCGTAAAACATCGCAACTGTACAAGACCTGTTTCAGTTGGCCCATCGGACTTTTTGGGCAATTGCCGAGGGGGAAGTGAAAGTGGAGGAAGATTCCGAATTACTGGATGCCATCGACTATGA
- a CDS encoding LURP-one-related/scramblase family protein encodes MRQLYIKQKVFSLSGKFSVKDQEENEVYFVEGSFMQIPKTFSIMDVACQEVAMITKKTFSFLPTFFVEVHGQEMVTIKKEFSFLKARYSIDAAGIEVQGNWWDMDFEVYRNEELIGAVSKKWFTWGDSYQLIIVEDEMEPLLVSLVVAIDCAKAAQSAAAAGGGA; translated from the coding sequence ATGAGACAGTTGTATATTAAGCAAAAGGTATTTAGTTTGAGCGGCAAGTTTTCGGTGAAGGATCAAGAAGAGAATGAAGTATATTTCGTAGAAGGAAGCTTTATGCAAATACCAAAGACGTTTTCGATTATGGATGTGGCTTGTCAAGAAGTGGCGATGATCACGAAAAAAACGTTTAGTTTTCTACCGACTTTTTTTGTCGAAGTACATGGCCAAGAAATGGTAACGATAAAGAAGGAATTTTCTTTTTTAAAAGCACGGTATTCAATTGACGCGGCAGGGATAGAAGTACAGGGGAATTGGTGGGATATGGATTTCGAAGTATACCGAAATGAGGAACTGATTGGTGCTGTCAGCAAAAAGTGGTTCACATGGGGCGATAGCTACCAGTTGATAATTGTAGAGGATGAGATGGAACCACTTCTCGTGTCGCTTGTTGTGGCGATTGACTGCGCAAAAGCAGCCCAGTCTGCTGCGGCAGCTGGGGGTGGGGCGTGA
- a CDS encoding SMI1/KNR4 family protein: MWKNYIEKISKEYHFKAPATNSEITFIKKELNIELPKKLLDLLNETNGVFDKFDCPLIWSTGKIVEDNLFFRNFDDYKDIYMPFDNLMFFSDGGNGDLFGFAILNESIQKEDIYVWNHEDDSRTWIASSLEDFIKGWITSEISI, from the coding sequence ATGTGGAAGAATTACATTGAGAAAATATCGAAAGAATATCATTTCAAAGCACCAGCAACCAATTCTGAAATAACTTTTATAAAAAAAGAATTAAATATTGAATTACCAAAAAAATTATTAGACCTATTAAATGAAACAAATGGAGTATTTGACAAATTTGATTGTCCTTTGATTTGGTCAACTGGAAAAATAGTAGAAGACAACTTGTTTTTTAGAAATTTTGATGATTATAAAGATATTTATATGCCATTTGATAATTTAATGTTTTTTTCTGATGGAGGAAATGGGGATTTGTTCGGTTTTGCCATATTAAATGAGAGTATTCAAAAAGAGGACATATATGTATGGAATCATGAGGATGATAGCCGAACTTGGATTGCTTCTTCGTTAGAAGATTTTATAAAAGGTTGGATTACTTCCGAAATTTCTATATAA